Proteins encoded in a region of the Roseateles sp. SL47 genome:
- a CDS encoding alpha/beta hydrolase, which yields MSTAHLHPTPPASAGQTVAPAAAPSTHGGGLPTRTLVFSHANGFPAGCYRVLFEHWRAAGWTVHALPRMGHDPRFPVTSNWPHLRDELLHFIQEDVKPTGPVVLVGHSLGGMVSLLAACKKPSIAAGLVMLDSPVVDGWRAHSVQVAKAARFIHRVSPGKVSRTRRHEWPSLDDVHAHFASKSKFARWDPRVLQDYVDSGFDRLEDGRIKLGFSRDIETRIYNTLPHNLPRVLRNHPPRCPLAFIGGTQSEELRQAGAAGSKALAKHLFRWFEGTHLYPFERPDDTAALVLALIDEMQHPVPRSPTPAGGTAAA from the coding sequence ATGAGCACCGCCCACCTTCACCCCACACCACCGGCCTCTGCGGGCCAAACTGTCGCGCCGGCCGCAGCCCCGTCCACTCACGGCGGCGGGCTGCCGACACGCACCCTCGTGTTCTCTCATGCCAACGGCTTCCCGGCGGGCTGCTACCGGGTGCTGTTTGAGCACTGGCGCGCGGCGGGCTGGACCGTGCATGCCTTGCCGCGCATGGGCCACGATCCTCGTTTCCCGGTCACCAGCAACTGGCCGCATCTGCGCGACGAACTGCTGCACTTCATCCAGGAAGACGTGAAACCGACCGGCCCGGTGGTGCTGGTCGGCCACTCTCTGGGCGGCATGGTGTCACTGCTGGCGGCCTGCAAGAAGCCGTCCATCGCGGCCGGCCTGGTGATGCTGGACTCCCCGGTGGTCGATGGCTGGCGCGCCCACAGCGTGCAGGTGGCCAAGGCCGCCCGGTTCATCCACCGGGTGTCGCCCGGCAAGGTGTCCCGCACCCGACGCCATGAATGGCCCAGCCTGGACGACGTTCACGCGCACTTCGCCTCCAAGAGCAAATTCGCCCGCTGGGACCCCCGGGTGCTGCAGGACTACGTGGACAGCGGCTTCGACCGCCTGGAGGACGGTCGCATCAAGCTCGGCTTCAGCCGCGACATCGAAACCCGCATCTACAACACCCTGCCCCACAACCTGCCCCGCGTGCTGCGCAACCACCCGCCCCGCTGCCCGTTGGCGTTCATCGGCGGCACGCAGTCGGAAGAGTTGCGCCAGGCCGGTGCGGCCGGCTCCAAGGCACTGGCAAAGCATCTGTTTCGCTGGTTCGAAGGCACCCATCTCTACCCGTTCGAGCGTCCGGATGACACCGCCGCGCTGGTGCTGGCCTTGATCGATGAGATGCAACACCCCGTGCCGCGGAGCCCCACACCGGCCGGCGGCACCGCTGCCGCCTGA